From Primulina tabacum isolate GXHZ01 chromosome 2, ASM2559414v2, whole genome shotgun sequence, one genomic window encodes:
- the LOC142532299 gene encoding proteasome activator subunit 4-like isoform X3, with translation MGLCDSSCHKELQVPVANGSGSCPFSVDVPRNTIFLFANRTGIPSKAVAKSIVYLLKPGSLAQKHFDDLVNLLEQYYHPSNGGRWTYSLERFLFHLVNLFQKRLHQEQLSKDAGEKSELFITQVDKVSFVNTVLKLIDRGQYSKNEQLSETVSTATSILSYIEPSLVLPFLVSRFHMALETMTATHQLKSAVTSIAFAGRALFLNALSPLDVNSTSVNGPDPYADLLMVALSNALLGMDANDPPKTLATMQLIGSLFSSMSTLEDNMNGASVIPSIRFSEWLDEFLCRLFSLLQHLEPSGVLNEGIYSPASSGTFLVEDGPYYFCMLEIMLGRLSDSLYKQALKKISKFVATNILPGAIAEVGLLCCACIHSNPQEAVVQLVKPILESVMSSLKATPGTGFGSGATSKASSSSKVRGTLSPALETSIVYQLKVLSAAICYGGPVLLHYGKQFKEVIVSAFDSTSWKVNGAGDHVLRSLLGSLVHYYPMDQYKCVSSYSFATTLEEWIDAKDFSLDKPLKSPKWHVPTKEEIQFANELLKMHFENAMDDLLTICQTKIHSDAGEEKDHLKVMLLRVDSSLQGVLSCLPDFAPSYRNGMGNDASSVQFLIAGATGSCIGSSELRQKAADVIHETCTYLLKEKSDDSILFLLVIRIMDTLGNYGSAEYEEWSNHKQTWKLESTAIVEPPINFILSSHSKGKRRPRWAIIDKAYMHNTWRSSQSSYHLYRASGNIFPSDHLTLLMDDLLKLALHNYETVRGMATKCVLKMMKRWPSTISNCVLTLSENLRNPTSPENAVLGSCAILSSQTVLKRLMDIKALSSFLCGILFSSHHESLKAQKAITELFVKYNIHFSGVSRSFSRATGSHADGTDFTDLITEIGSMSFESSNLHWRYNLMANRVLLLLAMASRNDPNSSREVLSEIAGHFLKNLKSQLPQTRILAISALNTLLKESPYKLPEQSLNVSSELQRDAKSSLEGALTDIFQEEGFFNETLNSLSHVHIFTDADGVSSRGHHGITSLQSFADKSITRFYFDFSASWPRTPSWISLFGSDTFYSSFARIFKRLIQECGMPVLLELKSSLVDFADAKERSKQCVAAEAFAGVLHADVSGVLEAWDSWMEVKLKNIIHAPSLESIPEWAASIRYAVTGKGKSGTRVPHLRHQVIGCLMKPLPQIVATSVVAKRYTFLSAAFIEVSPPRMPELEIQMHYELVNELLSNMSHSSAQVRESVGVTLAILCSNLRLHATFGNGHLHNVGATCADLGVAESWDQFLVKRASGLVANIQNLNALESLVIPTGKISENGISDDHSKDDIKWMETLFHFMISSLKSGRSSVLLDVIVQLMFPVISLQETSNKDLSNLAKAAFELLKWRVFGEPHLRKAVLIILSLAEDPNWRTRSATLTFLRSFMYRHTFILTNVDKQQIWQTVEKLLTDNQVEVREHAAAVLAGLMKGGDEDVVDDFRRRAYGKANLLLNKRRLRSKVSAVPMASIHGSILALAACVLSVPYDMPSWLPDHVTLLARFVSEPSPLKSTVTKAIAEFRRTHADTWNIQKDSFTEEQLEVLADTSTSSSYFA, from the exons ATGGGCCTCTGTGACAGCTCGTGTCATAAAGAGCTACAG GTGCCTGTGGCAAATGGGAGTGGTTCATGTCCTTTTTCTGTAGATGTTCCCAGGAACACGATATTTCTATTTGCAAATCGAACTGGCATACCATCAAAGGCAGTTGCTAAATCAATT GTGTATCTGTTGAAACCTGGTAGCTTGGCACAAAAGCACTTTGACGATTTAGTCAACCTTTTAGAGCA ATATTACCATCCTTCAAATGGTGGTCGTTGGACTTATTCATTAGAACGGTTTTTGTTTCATTTGGTGAATTTATTCCAGAAGCGGTTGCATCAGGAGCAATT GAGTAAAGATGCCGGTGAGAAATCTGAACTATTCATCACCCAGGTTGATAAGGTTTCTTTTGTTAACACCGTGCTGAAGTTGATCGACCGGGGTCAGTATAGCAAAAACGAGCAGCTTTCTGAAACAGTTTCCACCGCAACTTCTATTTTGTCATACATAGAGCCATCATTGGTTCTGCCGTTTTTGGTGTCTAGGTTTCACATGGCTTTGGAAACT ATGACAGCCACCCACCAGTTGAAGAGTGCCGTGACATCTATAGCTTTTGCCGGGCGGGCACtgtttttaaatgctttatcTCCCTTGGATGTGAATTCAACTAGTGTCAATGGACCTGATCCATATGCTGATCTGCTGATGGTTGCTTTGTCCAACGCATTACTTGGAATGGATGCCAATGATCCTCCTAAAACCCTAGCAACCATGCAACTGATCGGTTCCTTATTTTCCAGC ATGTCTACCTTGGAAGATAATATGAATGGAGCTTCAGTAATTCCTTCAATTCGCTTCTCGGAGTGGCTTGATGAGTTCTTATGTCGACTATTTTCCTTACTTCAACACTTGGAACCTAGTGGTGTCCT GAATGAAGGCATTTATTCACCAGCAAGTTCAGGGACTTTCCTGGTTGAGGATGGTCCCTACTACTTTTGCATGCTTGAAATAATGCTTGGGAGGCTCTCAGATTCGCTCTACAAGCAG GCACTTAAAAAAATTTCCAAGTTTGTTGCTACAAATATTCTTCCTGGAGCAATTGCAGAGGTTGGACTGCTTTGTTGTGCTTGTATTCATTCAAATCCACAAGAAGCTGTTGTTCAACTCGTTAAACCAATTTTAGAGTCAGTTATGTCCTCATTGAAGGCAACACCAGGCACTGGTTTTGGAAGTGGCGCAACTTCAAAAGCGTCATCATCTAGCAAG GTAAGAGGCACTCTGTCACCAGCTCTTGAGACATCAATTgtttatcagttgaaagttctGTCAGCTGCAATATGTTATGGTGGTCCGGTGCTTCTACATTATGGGAAACAATTCAAAGAAGTTATTGtttctgcatttgattcaacatCTTGGAAG GTCAATGGGGCTGGTGATCACGTCCTCCGTTCTCTTCTAGGGAGCCTTGTTCACTATTATCCCATGGATCAGTACAA GTGTGTTTCGTCTTACTCTTTTGCTACTACACTGGAAGAATGGATTGATGCAAAAGATTTTTCCCTTGATAAGCCACTGAAGTCACCAAAGTGGCATGTACCTACTAAGGAAGAAATTCAATTTGCAAATGAGCTACTGAAAATGCACTTTGAAAATGCCATGGATGACCTGTTAACAATATGTCAGACCAAAATCCACTCCGATGCAG GAGAAGAGAAAGATCACTTGAAAGTGATGCTTCTGCGTGTTGACTCTTCGTTGCAAGGTGTTCTATCATGTTTGCCTGATTTCGCACCATCGTATCGGAATGGAATGGGCAATGATGCAAGCTCTGTTCAGTTTTTGATTGCTGGAGCCACAGGTTCATGTATTGGTAGCTCAGAATTACGACAAAAAGCTGCTGATGTCATCCACGAAACTTGCAC ATATTTGCTGAAGGAGAAGTCTGATGATAGCATTTTATTTCTACTTGTCATTCGTATAATGGACACATTAGGAAATTATG GAAGTGCTGAATATGAGGAGTGGTCGAATCACAAGCAAACCTGGAAACTGGAATCAACTGCCATTGTAGAACCACCAATCAATTTTATTTTGTCATCTCACTCTAAAGGAAAAAGAAG GCCTCGGTGGGCAATTATAGACAAAGCTTATATGCACAACACGTGGAGATCATCGCAGTCATCATATCATTTATACCGGGCTTCTGGAAACATCTTTCCATCAGACCATTTGACTCTGCTAATGGACGATCTTCTTAAGCTCGCTTTGCACAATTACGAAACAGTTAGAGG AATGGCAACAAAGTGTGTCCTCAAAATGATGAAAAGATGGCCATCAACAATTTCAAATTGTGTGCTCACTCTTTCTGAAAACTTGAGAAATCCTACCTCGCCTGAAAATGCGGTCTTAGGCTCTTGTGCAATACTGTCATCCCAAACGGTTCTCAAGCGTTTGATG GACATAAAGGctctttcttcatttctttgcgGAATTTTGTTCAG TTCCCACCATGAATCACTGAAGGCTCAGAAAGCAATTACTGAG CTTTTCGTCAAGTATAATATTCATTTTTCTGGAGTATCAAGAAGCTTTTCCCGGGCAACTGGCAGTCATGCGGATGGGACTGATTTTACAGATCTCATTACTGAGATTGGTTCTATGAGTTTTGAAAGCTCCAACTTGCATTGGCG GTATAATTTAATGGCTAACAGAGTTCTGCTGTTGCTGGCTATGGCTTCTAGAAATGATCCAAATTCATCTAGAGAAGTTTTGAGTGAAATTGCTG GTCACTTTTTGAAGAATCTGAAAAGTCAACTGCCACAAACCCGGATACTGGCAATTTCTGCTCTAAACACGCTTTTGAAAGAGTCACCGTACAAGCTTCCTGAACAGAGTTTAAATGTTAGCAGTGAATTGCAGAGAGATGCCAAGTCATCCCTTGAAGGAGCTTTGACTGATATTTTTCAGGAAGAAGGATTTTTTAACGAGACTTTGAATAGCCTTTCTCATGTTCATATTTTCACAGATGCAGATGGTGTCAGTTCTAGAGGGCATCATGGGATCACTTCCTTGCAAAGTTTTGCTGACAAGTCAATAACTCGTTTCTACTTTGATTTTTCTGCTTCCTGGCCTCGTACCCCTAGTTGGATTTCTTTATTCGGAAGTGATACCTTTTACTCAAGCTTTGCACGAATTTTTAAACGGCTTATTCAAGAATGTGGCATGCCTGTTTTACTTGAACTAAAAAGTTCGTTAGTGGATTTTGCGGATGCTAAGGAGAGGTCAAAGCAATGTGTTGCTGCTGAGGCTTTTGCTGGAGTTTTGCATGCTGATGTTTCTGGCGTCTTAGAAGCATGGGATAGCTGGATGGAAGTCAAATTGAAGAACATTATCCATGCGCCCTCTCTGGAATCTATTCCAGAGTGGGCGGCTAGTATTCGCTATGCAGTCACTGGGAAGGGAAAATCTGGAACCAGGGTTCCTCATTTGAGGCATCAAGTGATTGGCTGTCTGATGAAACCTTTACCTCAGATAGTTGCTACTTCTGTAGTCGCCAAACGCTATACTTTTCTTTCAGCAGCTTTCATTGAAGTATCTCCACCACGAATGCCTgaacttgaaattcagatgcaTTATGAACTTGTAAATGAACTGCTGAGTAATATGAGTCACTCATCTGCACAA GTCAGAGAATCTGTTGGTGTTACGCTTGCTATCTTATGCTCAAACCTTCGGCTTCACGCTACTTTTGGTAATGGTCACTTGCATAATGTGGGTGCCACATGTGCGGATTTAGGGGTTGCAGAATCCTGGGATCAATTTTTAGTAAAGCGCGCATCTGGACTGGTAGCTAATATACAAAACCTTAATGCATTGGAATCTTTGGTGATTCCAACCGGAAAAATATCTGAGAATGGGATCTCAGATGACCATTCTAAAGATGATATAAAATGGATGGAAACG TTGTTTCATTTTATGATTTCATCTTTGAAGTCTGGAAGATCCTCGGTTTTGCTGGATGTTATTGTGCAACTCATGTTCCCTGTTATATCTTTACAG GAAACATCAAATAAAGATCTATCGAATTTGGCGAAGGcagcatttgaattattaaaatgGAGGGTGTTTGGGGAACCCCATCTACGCAAAGCTGTGCTCATTATTCTTTCTTTAGCCGAAGATCCCAATTGGAGAACTCGATCTGCAACTTTGACATTTCTGCGAAGTTTCATGTACAG GCACACTTTTATTCTCACCAACGTGGACAAACAGCAGATATGGCAGACCGTAGAGAAGCTGCTGACAGACAATCAAGTTGAG GTTAGGGAGCATGCTGCGGCAGTTTTAGCAGGGTTAATGAAGGGTGGGGATGAAGACGTAGTTGATGATTTTCGCCGTAGGGCTTATGGGAAAGCAAATCTTCTACTTAACAAGAGGAGGCTGAG AAGTAAGGTTTCTGCAGTGCCTATGGCATCTATACATGGTTCCATACTTGCTTTGGCAGCTTGCGTGTTGTCGGTTCCTTATGATATGCCCAG TTGGTTACCTGACCATGTCACCTTACTGGCTCGTTTTGTATCGGAGCCATCACCCCTGAAGTCTACTGTTACAAAAGCAATTGCAGAATTCCGCCGCACCCATGCTGACACGTGGAATATACAAAAAGATTCATTCACTGAAGAGCAACTTGAG GTTCTGGCTGATACATCGACTTCGTCGTCATACTTTGCTTGA